From Planctomycetota bacterium, a single genomic window includes:
- a CDS encoding DUF3450 family protein encodes MNSPSHISKMTLLMVIVIGIASSGVMFADKAMVEIDNTRAALERWVETRRTISQEQRDLELSKQTLNDRIELVQREIDALHTKIEDANKSIADADKKRQDMMSENEMLKAASAGLNEMVAGLESRTKIILKRLPDPIRDLVKPLSQRIPEKPEDTKMTLSERFQNVVGILNEINKFNRNITVASEVRSLPDGKSAEVTAMYVGLGQGYYVSANRSVAGIGTATADGWVWTPANESANAIADAIAILKNEKVASFVKLPITVK; translated from the coding sequence ATGAACTCACCATCGCATATCTCTAAAATGACACTTCTGATGGTCATCGTCATCGGTATCGCGTCCTCAGGTGTGATGTTCGCCGACAAGGCCATGGTCGAAATCGACAATACGCGGGCGGCACTGGAGCGCTGGGTCGAGACGCGCCGCACCATCTCACAGGAACAACGCGACCTGGAACTGTCCAAGCAAACACTCAATGACCGCATCGAACTGGTGCAGCGCGAAATCGATGCGTTGCATACGAAGATCGAAGACGCGAACAAATCCATCGCCGATGCGGACAAGAAGCGCCAGGACATGATGTCCGAGAACGAAATGCTCAAGGCCGCCTCCGCCGGCCTCAACGAAATGGTCGCTGGCTTGGAATCCCGTACAAAAATCATCCTCAAACGTCTGCCGGATCCGATCCGTGACTTGGTCAAGCCGCTTAGCCAGCGCATTCCTGAAAAGCCCGAAGACACCAAAATGACGCTCTCGGAGCGGTTCCAGAACGTCGTGGGCATTCTCAATGAAATCAACAAGTTCAACCGCAATATCACTGTCGCCAGCGAAGTGCGGTCGCTGCCGGACGGAAAGTCGGCGGAAGTGACGGCGATGTATGTCGGCTTGGGGCAGGGCTACTACGTCAGCGCCAATCGTTCCGTCGCCGGGATCGGTACGGCGACCGCCGATGGCTGGGTCTGGACCCCGGCTAACGAATCCGCCAACGCCATCGCCGATGCGATCGCAATTCTCAAGAACGAGAAAGTCGCATCATTTGTCAAACTTCCCATTACCGTCAAATAA
- a CDS encoding TIGR02597 family protein has product MMLLALSVASVQAGGVQGYNAITIPPGTDVRVTVPFNQKVEGTFTVSSKSGNVITVGGGLTSGAFNGSKFYVRFVDGTGEGLWTTITSNTATTLTIEDANVLAQVSNGNTFRIYKHHTIRSIFPEGFLGISFLNNSTQILVYSNSFPLSKNRSASATSLHVNGNWVGSANNNTILKPETQFIVRNTSGQQLKLFTFGTVPDYTVSMLIGPNGDMNIGTGYPVAVVLKNAGLSGSQRQVLFYNNASTGTNKSASKTALSVGANWVGAGVTGNELFNPSESFTFRLPSSEAGTKVSITKPY; this is encoded by the coding sequence ATGATGCTGCTGGCTCTGAGCGTCGCGTCGGTGCAAGCCGGCGGCGTGCAGGGCTACAACGCCATCACGATTCCGCCCGGTACCGACGTGCGCGTCACTGTGCCGTTCAATCAGAAGGTTGAAGGCACGTTCACCGTGTCGAGCAAGAGCGGCAACGTGATCACCGTCGGCGGCGGACTGACCTCCGGCGCCTTCAACGGCAGCAAGTTCTACGTCCGTTTCGTTGACGGCACGGGCGAGGGCCTCTGGACTACGATCACCTCCAACACGGCGACGACGCTGACGATCGAAGATGCGAACGTGCTGGCCCAGGTCTCCAACGGCAACACGTTCCGCATCTACAAGCATCACACGATCCGCAGCATCTTCCCCGAAGGTTTCCTGGGGATTTCGTTCCTCAACAACTCGACGCAGATTCTCGTCTACAGCAACTCGTTCCCGCTGTCGAAGAATCGCTCGGCGTCGGCGACGAGTCTGCATGTCAACGGCAACTGGGTCGGCAGCGCCAACAACAACACGATCCTCAAGCCCGAGACGCAGTTCATCGTCCGCAACACCTCCGGTCAGCAGCTCAAGCTCTTCACGTTCGGCACCGTGCCGGACTACACCGTGAGCATGCTCATCGGGCCCAACGGCGACATGAACATCGGCACCGGCTACCCGGTGGCGGTCGTGCTCAAGAACGCGGGCCTGAGCGGTTCGCAGCGTCAGGTGCTCTTCTACAACAACGCTTCGACCGGCACGAACAAGTCGGCGTCCAAGACCGCGCTGTCGGTCGGCGCCAACTGGGTCGGTGCGGGCGTGACGGGCAATGAGCTTTTCAATCCCTCCGAATCTTTCACTTTCCGCCTGCCTTCGAGTGAAGCCGGCACGAAGGTGAGCATCACCAAGCCTTACTAA
- a CDS encoding prepilin-type N-terminal cleavage/methylation domain-containing protein has translation MCSNRSVRAANSARQAGFSFIEVMVVVVIIGLLAGAVAIKVSDYIDKAKLNRAKSDIATICNAVESYYADKGAYPSNDQGLGVLPLKNLKDPWGRDYQYNTPGRDEPYEVICYGADGREGGEGANADISSESQEKSH, from the coding sequence ATGTGCTCTAACCGTTCCGTCCGCGCCGCCAACTCGGCGCGTCAAGCAGGATTCTCCTTCATCGAAGTCATGGTCGTCGTCGTGATCATCGGCCTGCTCGCCGGCGCGGTGGCGATCAAGGTCAGCGATTACATCGACAAGGCCAAACTCAACCGCGCCAAGTCCGACATCGCCACGATCTGCAACGCGGTCGAATCGTACTACGCGGACAAGGGCGCGTACCCGTCGAATGATCAGGGACTTGGCGTGCTGCCGCTCAAGAATCTCAAGGACCCGTGGGGCCGGGACTATCAGTACAACACGCCGGGACGCGACGAGCCGTATGAGGTGATCTGCTACGGTGCCGACGGGCGCGAGGGGGGCGAGGGCGCCAATGCGGACATTAGCAGCGAAAGTCAGGAGAAATCGCACTGA
- a CDS encoding tetratricopeptide repeat protein: MTRWINLSRVCVLAATAMLLAGCANSQKSGGAYETVADAPNRDTEMARAENHLALKLLSEGKYPEAEAALKSALTADVTFGPAHNNLGKVYYHQKKFYLAAWEFQYAIKAMPHQPEPRNNLGMVMEMVGKLDEAVEIYGEAVDMEPDNPQILGNLVRARVRRGDHDQETQKLLSELIMRDTRPEWVAWAKEKLVMMTSVHHKDVP, translated from the coding sequence ATGACGCGATGGATCAACCTCAGTCGAGTATGCGTTCTTGCGGCGACGGCGATGCTGCTGGCGGGCTGCGCCAATTCGCAAAAGAGCGGCGGGGCCTATGAAACCGTGGCTGACGCGCCGAATCGCGACACGGAGATGGCGCGGGCGGAGAATCACCTGGCACTAAAGCTGCTTAGCGAAGGCAAGTACCCGGAAGCTGAAGCGGCGCTTAAGAGCGCGCTGACGGCGGATGTCACCTTCGGCCCGGCGCATAACAACCTCGGCAAGGTCTATTACCACCAGAAGAAGTTCTACCTCGCCGCGTGGGAGTTTCAGTACGCGATCAAGGCCATGCCGCATCAGCCCGAGCCGCGGAACAATCTGGGGATGGTGATGGAGATGGTCGGGAAGCTGGACGAGGCGGTGGAGATTTACGGGGAGGCGGTGGATATGGAGCCGGACAATCCGCAGATTCTCGGCAATCTCGTGCGGGCGCGCGTGCGGCGGGGCGATCATGATCAGGAAACGCAAAAGTTGTTAAGCGAATTAATCATGCGAGATACGCGACCGGAGTGGGTGGCGTGGGCGAAGGAGAAATTGGTAATGATGACAAGTGTGCACCACAAGGATGTTCCCTAG
- a CDS encoding type II secretion system protein GspE: protein MIRGYVQENTLSDPPVSDAPSDDAICACGQTDGAADLATLARQLGVTYLDSLQDHKASAVFIERIPISFARQHGVLGFEDQGDRIPVAIGDSAAWEMLDLVSRYLGRDVEPVFAPAEQIAAAINHAYQERQGQAQQFIDGLDRQDVLAEVGQLGTREDLLDVGTRAPVIKLVNLVLFEAVKAMCSDVHIQPYEDRIAVRMRIDGVLTDIFTLPKHLQDEIVSRIKVLSHMNIAEKRLAQDGRATVQVGDRQIDLRVSSIPTSLGERVVIRLLDKTAQLYTLDQLGMNPTTLTRFLDLITVEHGLILVTGPTGSGKSTTLYAALQQINSKERNILTLEDPIEYQLPGISQTQVSDKKGMTFASGLRSVLRQDPDIIMVGEIRDHETAVMAIQSALTGHLVLSTIHTNDAPSAVTRLLDLGIEPYLVASSLVGVLAQRLVRRVCDACGRPFELSAGDCRTLGVEMARASSGSPRRGHGCSACRQTGYRRRVGIFELLRVDESIHELINARATASQIKAAAVCGGMKTLTDDGVDKLLAGKTTVEEVQRVMMRTES from the coding sequence ATGATTCGAGGATACGTGCAGGAGAATACGCTTAGCGATCCGCCGGTCAGTGATGCACCGTCGGACGATGCGATCTGCGCGTGCGGTCAGACCGATGGCGCGGCTGATCTGGCGACGCTGGCGCGACAGTTGGGCGTGACGTATCTCGATTCGCTTCAGGATCACAAGGCCAGCGCCGTGTTCATCGAGCGGATTCCGATCAGCTTCGCGCGTCAGCATGGCGTGCTCGGTTTCGAGGACCAAGGCGATCGGATACCGGTGGCGATCGGTGATTCTGCGGCGTGGGAAATGCTCGATCTGGTGTCGCGCTATCTGGGCCGGGATGTCGAGCCCGTGTTCGCTCCCGCCGAGCAGATCGCCGCCGCGATCAATCATGCGTATCAGGAACGTCAAGGTCAGGCCCAGCAGTTCATCGATGGCCTCGACCGGCAGGACGTGCTCGCCGAAGTCGGTCAGCTCGGCACGCGCGAAGATCTGCTTGACGTGGGCACACGGGCGCCGGTGATCAAGCTCGTAAACCTCGTGCTGTTTGAGGCGGTCAAGGCGATGTGCTCCGACGTGCACATTCAACCCTACGAAGACCGCATTGCCGTCCGCATGCGGATCGATGGCGTGCTGACGGACATCTTCACGCTGCCCAAGCATCTTCAAGATGAAATCGTCAGCCGCATCAAGGTGCTTTCGCACATGAACATCGCGGAAAAGCGTCTCGCACAGGACGGCCGGGCGACCGTGCAGGTCGGCGACCGGCAGATCGACCTGCGCGTGTCGTCGATTCCGACAAGTCTCGGTGAACGTGTGGTGATTCGACTGCTCGACAAGACGGCTCAGCTCTACACGCTCGACCAACTCGGCATGAATCCGACCACGCTGACACGCTTCCTCGATCTGATCACCGTCGAGCATGGCCTGATCCTCGTCACCGGGCCGACCGGCTCAGGTAAGTCGACGACGCTTTATGCGGCGCTCCAGCAGATCAATTCCAAGGAGCGCAACATTCTGACTCTCGAGGACCCGATCGAGTACCAGCTTCCGGGCATCAGCCAGACGCAGGTCAGCGACAAGAAGGGTATGACCTTCGCCAGCGGGCTTCGCAGCGTGTTACGACAAGACCCGGACATCATCATGGTGGGCGAGATTCGCGATCATGAAACGGCGGTGATGGCGATCCAGTCGGCGCTGACGGGGCACCTGGTGCTGTCGACGATTCATACCAATGACGCGCCCAGCGCCGTGACGCGGCTGCTGGACCTGGGCATCGAGCCGTACCTTGTGGCCAGTTCGCTCGTGGGCGTGCTGGCGCAGCGGCTGGTGCGGCGGGTATGCGATGCGTGCGGACGACCGTTCGAATTGTCGGCTGGCGATTGCCGGACGCTCGGCGTTGAAATGGCGCGTGCGTCATCGGGTTCGCCGCGGCGCGGGCACGGTTGTTCCGCCTGCCGTCAGACCGGCTATCGCCGGCGCGTTGGCATCTTCGAACTGCTTCGCGTCGACGAATCGATTCACGAACTGATCAACGCCCGCGCCACCGCTTCACAGATCAAGGCGGCGGCGGTCTGCGGGGGCATGAAGACGCTCACTGACGACGGCGTCGACAAGCTGCTGGCGGGCAAGACGACCGTCGAGGAGGTGCAGCGCGTGATGATGAGGACGGAGAGCTGA
- a CDS encoding prepilin-type N-terminal cleavage/methylation domain-containing protein — protein sequence MCLHRSLHNSRRRWGFTLIEVLAGLAILGTVMAGAMIAKARCTRQLAQADRRLAAAAAADRMLEYWFADDKTLPRESSGNVPGESDMTWRTHTQRDESNRILKLAITRLEVFDGRAIRPDEAILSVELLVPALQTKGKS from the coding sequence ATGTGCTTGCATCGCTCACTTCATAATTCGCGCCGGCGTTGGGGGTTCACGCTCATAGAAGTGCTCGCCGGCTTGGCGATTCTCGGCACGGTGATGGCGGGGGCGATGATCGCCAAGGCGCGCTGCACGCGGCAACTGGCTCAGGCGGATCGACGGTTGGCGGCAGCGGCGGCGGCGGATCGGATGCTCGAATATTGGTTCGCCGACGACAAGACGCTGCCGCGCGAATCGAGCGGTAATGTGCCGGGCGAGTCGGACATGACCTGGCGGACACACACGCAACGCGACGAATCAAACCGCATACTCAAGCTGGCGATCACGCGGCTGGAGGTGTTCGACGGGCGCGCGATACGGCCGGATGAGGCGATTCTGTCCGTCGAACTGCTTGTGCCGGCATTGCAGACGAAGGGTAAATCATGA
- a CDS encoding cellulase family glycosylhydrolase, whose translation MATISGCDASMGRIVVSPDARGFVKSPSGETFTPWGFNYDHDRNGRLIEDYWENEWATIEADFAEMKALGANVVRVHLQFGKFMEAPDRPNTALLGRLAKLVALAERTDLYLDVTGLGCYHKPDVPAWYDKLDESSRWQAQARFWEAVATTCASSRAIFCYDLMNEPVVAGGDTDRDDWLAGALGDKHFVQFITLAAHGRDRPTVARAWIDKLVAAIRRRDGKTMITVGLVPWSLDRPGLSSGFVPDKITGPLDFVAVHLYPEKDKLDAALDTLAGFDVGKPIVIEETFPLRCTREQMRAFLDASTKHAAGWISFYWGKTIDEYKHGSTINDAIIGDWLTEFAKGPPR comes from the coding sequence ATGGCGACGATCAGTGGATGCGACGCGTCGATGGGGCGCATTGTCGTCTCTCCGGACGCGCGCGGCTTCGTCAAATCTCCGTCGGGCGAGACGTTCACGCCGTGGGGCTTCAATTATGATCACGACCGCAACGGACGATTGATCGAAGACTACTGGGAAAACGAATGGGCGACGATCGAAGCGGACTTCGCGGAGATGAAAGCGCTGGGGGCGAATGTCGTGCGCGTGCATCTTCAATTCGGCAAGTTCATGGAAGCACCCGATCGGCCCAACACCGCGTTGCTCGGCCGGCTCGCGAAACTGGTTGCGCTTGCTGAGCGTACCGACCTGTACCTCGATGTGACCGGACTGGGCTGCTATCACAAGCCCGACGTTCCCGCATGGTACGACAAACTCGACGAGTCATCGCGCTGGCAGGCCCAGGCGCGGTTCTGGGAAGCGGTGGCGACTACCTGTGCCTCCAGCCGCGCGATCTTCTGTTACGACCTGATGAACGAACCCGTTGTGGCGGGCGGCGACACGGATCGCGATGACTGGCTCGCGGGCGCGCTGGGCGACAAGCATTTCGTGCAGTTCATCACGCTCGCCGCACACGGCCGCGACCGCCCGACCGTCGCGCGAGCGTGGATCGACAAGCTGGTCGCCGCCATCCGCCGGCGCGACGGCAAGACGATGATCACGGTGGGGCTCGTGCCTTGGAGTCTCGATCGGCCGGGGCTCTCGTCGGGTTTCGTGCCGGACAAAATCACCGGCCCGCTCGACTTTGTGGCCGTGCATCTGTACCCGGAAAAGGACAAGCTCGACGCCGCGCTCGACACGCTCGCCGGCTTCGACGTCGGCAAGCCGATCGTCATCGAGGAGACCTTCCCGCTGCGCTGTACGCGCGAACAGATGCGTGCTTTTCTCGATGCGTCGACGAAGCACGCTGCCGGATGGATCAGTTTTTACTGGGGCAAGACCATCGACGAGTACAAGCATGGTTCGACGATCAATGACGCGATCATCGGGGACTGGCTGACCGAGTTCGCCAAGGGGCCGCCGCGGTGA
- a CDS encoding prepilin-type N-terminal cleavage/methylation domain-containing protein, with protein MHRRAFSLIEVMTVLVIIAITAAAVMMRPMGWFTAAKLDDAIGRVTFMDQMTRQAARRSGKAFEVTFDLREGAIERREIGEGAISAGSHRVALPDGYVMRKVIVNGDNAVTVRYTSDGDADSFAIEIAGSDGISTWVLIAGLSGQVTRMAHEQEVTHVLASLTS; from the coding sequence ATGCACCGACGGGCGTTCTCACTCATCGAAGTCATGACCGTGCTGGTGATCATCGCGATCACGGCGGCGGCGGTGATGATGCGCCCCATGGGATGGTTCACGGCGGCGAAACTCGATGATGCCATCGGCCGCGTGACGTTCATGGATCAGATGACGCGCCAGGCGGCCCGACGATCGGGCAAGGCATTTGAAGTGACATTCGACCTGCGCGAGGGCGCGATCGAGCGGCGGGAGATCGGCGAGGGCGCGATTAGCGCGGGGTCGCATCGAGTCGCGCTGCCCGACGGATACGTCATGCGAAAGGTCATCGTCAACGGGGACAATGCAGTGACGGTGCGATACACATCGGACGGCGATGCGGACAGCTTCGCCATCGAGATTGCGGGGTCCGATGGGATATCCACGTGGGTGCTCATAGCGGGGTTGTCGGGGCAGGTGACGCGGATGGCGCATGAGCAGGAGGTGACGCATGTGCTTGCATCGCTCACTTCATAA
- a CDS encoding outer membrane beta-barrel protein: MTTTAAVAQQAGSIRGMVYDKDFDAPLPLAQVLIAETGEKVVASDEGNYVFGQVVPGKYTLVFSKDGYTRVVKADVVVSPGQLTEVNVQLTGDFTDMEEFIVQDLQIGGGSEQGLLNLRFEAPQLLDSVGADLMSRAGASDAAAALKLVSGATVQDGKYAVVRGLPDRYVNSQMNGVRLPTADPDKRAVQLDQFPSAVIESIQVSKTFTPDQQGDASGGAVNVVLKGLPTQNIFSVSTEYSANTQVTGKSHFLSDQDGLSFFGIDDGSRNEFATPSVSRDAVGPELIDAPIDYKWNMGGGGKIDLEDGFKLGGFANFYYKHDSSFYDNGIDDQLWSLGPHQRLSPQFTQGMPDNNVPQSGSFNTSLLDVTQGSEEVQWGGLGTIGLESEFNSVNVLYMYNRTTDNTDTIAEDTRGKAYYFPGYNPNNPTDPGNQSPQAAPYHRNETLQYTERSTETLQFHGEHKLPIDPFGSEKYFTILPPEFDWTYAISSSTLYQPDKRLFGEQFFAPAFNPGFPPFVPPFTTPNQHLPFKPAANFTVGNLQRVWKDISEDSDQYFVNLKFPFRNWTGQKGYVKLGYFNDHVQRSYDQNSYSNFGDNAASTLDTGPFESRWSQFFPWENHVVSAADIDVDYTGDQKITAWYTMADMPLTEWFRLIGGVRFEKTELSIVNQAEKDATWIPPSSGVAVKLNPGDADVDFRQNDVLPAIGFVFSPFDKFTIRGNYAETIARQTFKELSPIQQQEYLGSDVFVGNPDLTTASLKNYDLRFDYKPYQGGLVSVSYFYKQVKDPIEYVQAATNEFVYTTAENFPKGRLRGFEFEVRQDLEQIWDELHGLSIGGNATLIDSEVTLPPNPFNRHDSRPMTNAPEYLYNIFMTYDVETTGTQFTVFYTVKGDTLIAGADPTAGSIFIPNVYAAEYGTLNFTVTQKLGKYFKVKFQAKNLTNPDIETYYQSGFGPVTKTSHTNGIDLSISIGADFNF, translated from the coding sequence ATGACGACCACCGCCGCGGTGGCCCAGCAGGCGGGGTCTATTCGTGGCATGGTCTATGACAAGGACTTTGATGCGCCGCTGCCATTGGCTCAGGTTCTCATCGCGGAGACGGGCGAGAAGGTCGTGGCGTCCGACGAAGGCAATTACGTCTTCGGTCAGGTCGTGCCCGGCAAGTACACGCTGGTCTTCTCCAAAGACGGATACACGCGGGTCGTTAAGGCGGATGTGGTCGTCTCGCCGGGCCAGCTTACGGAAGTCAATGTTCAGCTCACCGGCGACTTTACCGACATGGAAGAGTTCATCGTCCAAGACCTTCAGATCGGCGGCGGCTCCGAGCAGGGGCTTCTGAACCTGCGATTTGAAGCGCCGCAGCTTCTGGACTCCGTCGGCGCTGATCTGATGAGCCGGGCCGGTGCTTCCGACGCCGCGGCTGCGCTGAAGCTCGTCTCCGGCGCCACGGTGCAGGACGGTAAGTACGCCGTCGTGCGCGGTCTGCCCGATCGCTATGTCAACTCGCAGATGAATGGTGTCCGTCTACCGACCGCCGACCCCGACAAGCGGGCGGTCCAGCTTGACCAGTTCCCCTCGGCGGTCATCGAAAGCATTCAGGTCAGCAAGACCTTTACGCCAGATCAGCAGGGCGACGCCTCCGGCGGCGCCGTCAACGTCGTCCTCAAGGGCCTGCCTACTCAGAACATCTTCAGCGTCAGTACCGAGTATAGCGCCAACACGCAGGTCACCGGCAAGAGCCATTTCCTCTCCGATCAGGACGGCCTGAGCTTCTTCGGAATTGACGACGGATCACGCAACGAATTTGCCACGCCCTCCGTCTCGCGCGACGCGGTCGGCCCCGAGCTTATTGATGCGCCCATCGACTACAAGTGGAACATGGGCGGCGGCGGCAAGATCGACCTCGAAGACGGATTCAAGCTCGGCGGTTTCGCCAACTTCTACTACAAGCACGATTCGAGCTTCTACGACAACGGCATTGATGATCAGCTTTGGTCGCTGGGGCCGCATCAGCGACTCTCCCCTCAGTTCACGCAGGGCATGCCCGACAACAATGTCCCGCAAAGCGGCTCGTTCAATACGTCCCTCCTGGATGTCACGCAGGGCAGCGAAGAAGTGCAATGGGGCGGTTTGGGCACCATCGGTCTCGAATCCGAATTCAACTCCGTCAACGTGCTCTACATGTACAACCGCACCACCGACAACACCGACACGATTGCCGAGGACACACGCGGCAAGGCCTACTACTTCCCCGGCTACAACCCCAACAACCCGACGGATCCCGGTAACCAAAGTCCGCAGGCCGCTCCATATCATCGCAACGAAACGCTTCAGTACACCGAGCGATCGACCGAAACGCTGCAGTTTCATGGCGAACACAAACTCCCCATCGACCCCTTCGGCTCCGAAAAATACTTCACCATCCTCCCACCCGAGTTCGACTGGACCTACGCCATCAGTTCCTCGACGCTCTATCAGCCCGACAAGCGGCTCTTCGGCGAGCAGTTCTTCGCTCCCGCGTTCAATCCCGGGTTCCCGCCGTTTGTGCCTCCCTTTACGACACCCAATCAGCATCTGCCCTTCAAGCCCGCCGCAAACTTCACCGTGGGCAATCTGCAGCGCGTTTGGAAGGACATCTCCGAAGACAGCGACCAATATTTCGTCAACCTCAAGTTCCCTTTCCGCAACTGGACCGGACAGAAGGGCTACGTCAAACTCGGCTACTTCAATGATCACGTCCAACGTTCTTACGATCAGAATTCCTACAGCAACTTTGGCGACAATGCCGCCTCGACGCTCGACACCGGGCCCTTCGAATCGCGATGGAGCCAGTTCTTCCCATGGGAGAACCACGTCGTCTCCGCCGCCGATATTGACGTCGACTACACCGGCGATCAGAAGATCACGGCCTGGTACACCATGGCGGATATGCCGCTGACCGAGTGGTTTCGACTCATCGGCGGCGTCCGATTCGAGAAGACCGAACTAAGTATCGTCAATCAGGCCGAGAAGGACGCCACCTGGATCCCGCCCAGCTCCGGCGTCGCCGTCAAACTCAACCCCGGGGACGCCGACGTCGATTTCCGTCAGAACGATGTGCTGCCCGCCATCGGCTTCGTCTTCTCGCCCTTCGACAAATTCACGATACGCGGAAATTACGCCGAAACCATTGCCCGGCAGACGTTCAAGGAACTGTCGCCGATCCAGCAACAGGAATACCTCGGCTCTGACGTATTTGTGGGCAATCCCGATCTGACCACCGCTTCGCTCAAAAACTACGACCTACGCTTCGACTACAAACCCTATCAGGGTGGCCTCGTCTCCGTGTCGTATTTCTACAAACAGGTCAAAGACCCCATCGAGTATGTGCAGGCCGCGACCAACGAATTCGTCTACACCACCGCCGAGAACTTCCCCAAGGGTCGTCTACGCGGATTTGAGTTTGAAGTGCGCCAGGATTTGGAGCAGATATGGGACGAACTGCATGGCTTGTCGATCGGCGGCAACGCCACGCTCATCGACTCGGAAGTCACGCTCCCACCCAATCCCTTCAACCGCCACGACAGCCGACCGATGACCAATGCGCCCGAATACCTCTACAACATCTTCATGACCTATGACGTCGAAACGACCGGAACCCAGTTCACCGTCTTCTACACCGTCAAGGGGGATACGCTCATCGCCGGCGCCGACCCCACCGCCGGAAGCATTTTCATCCCCAATGTCTACGCCGCCGAGTATGGCACGCTCAACTTCACCGTCACTCAGAAGCTCGGCAAATATTTCAAAGTAAAATTCCAGGCCAAGAACCTGACCAACCCGGATATCGAGACCTATTACCAGTCCGGATTCGGTCCGGTCACCAAAACGTCGCATACCAATGGTATCGATCTGTCGATCAGCATTGGAGCTGACTTTAACTTCTGA